In Dyadobacter subterraneus, a single genomic region encodes these proteins:
- a CDS encoding LytR/AlgR family response regulator transcription factor, producing the protein MRILIIEDENMAARRLIKLINDFIPNCEIFGNLDTVTSAVDWLNSNAQPDIIFLDIQLADGISFEIFEHIKVTSPIIFCTAFDQYAIKAFKLNSIDYLLKPVDPDELKNALNKFQSARKAPEITLDQIRVLLQPVQKVYKNRFLVKIGERIQTIAIEEIGIFYSEDKVTFLMTRQGKKFIIDYTLDEVENLLDPELFFRLNRKYISSVGAIKGVFTYSNSRLKIQLENSNDNDILISREKMAAFKNWLGQ; encoded by the coding sequence ATGCGAATACTGATCATTGAAGATGAAAATATGGCGGCGCGTCGCCTGATCAAACTGATCAACGATTTTATACCAAATTGTGAGATTTTTGGAAATCTGGACACGGTAACTTCGGCTGTGGATTGGCTGAATAGTAATGCCCAACCAGATATTATTTTCCTAGATATTCAACTTGCGGATGGAATAAGTTTTGAGATTTTTGAACATATAAAAGTCACTTCTCCTATTATTTTTTGTACAGCATTTGATCAATATGCAATCAAAGCTTTCAAACTGAACAGTATCGATTATTTGTTAAAACCGGTTGATCCCGATGAATTAAAAAATGCTTTAAATAAATTTCAATCAGCAAGAAAAGCGCCGGAAATAACGCTCGATCAAATTCGTGTTTTATTACAACCTGTTCAAAAAGTATACAAAAACCGCTTTTTAGTAAAAATCGGAGAACGTATCCAGACAATCGCCATTGAAGAAATCGGGATATTTTACAGTGAAGACAAAGTGACTTTTTTAATGACCAGACAAGGCAAAAAATTCATCATCGATTATACACTTGACGAAGTAGAAAACCTGCTTGACCCGGAATTGTTTTTTAGGTTAAATCGAAAATATATCAGTTCGGTGGGAGCGATAAAAGGTGTTTTTACTTACTCAAACAGTCGCCTGAAAATCCAGCTTGAAAATTCGAACGATAACGATATTTTGATAAGTCGGGAAAAAATGGCTGCCTTTAAAAACTGGTTGGGCCAATAA
- a CDS encoding sensor histidine kinase, whose protein sequence is MTSSIRGSKKFWNFSPAFLGVNLIIAAVLTVLICPSCFFSIKGLLFVASDFFYSFILSCILSYGGFLAEYYFDKKMPWIQYPVKRLILESTSYVLYVFVTSYIILFLIEFLVRQTFSLDNIPWEWIMLHTKLPMQISVIIAFLLISRSFLLEWRKSAIEAEQLKTQQYAQQYQTLKDQLNPHFLFNSFNVLSNLVYENPDTAAKFIKQLSKIYRYVLEVQQEKVVKLSSELEFAENFLSLQKIRFEEGLQYQINVNPKTDFYLPPLSLQMLLENAIKHNIASMANPLHIEISLEKNQLIVKNNLQLKSSLSEESTGIGLSNIRKRYELLNNEQVLIEETSDFFIVKLPLIENPLI, encoded by the coding sequence ATGACATCTTCCATAAGAGGCTCAAAAAAATTCTGGAATTTTTCCCCGGCCTTTCTGGGTGTGAATTTGATTATTGCTGCCGTGCTCACGGTTTTAATCTGTCCTTCCTGCTTTTTTTCAATAAAAGGACTTTTGTTCGTAGCCAGTGACTTTTTCTATTCTTTCATTTTGTCATGTATTCTGAGTTACGGTGGTTTTCTGGCGGAATATTACTTTGACAAGAAAATGCCCTGGATTCAATATCCTGTCAAAAGGCTGATTTTGGAAAGTACGAGCTATGTGTTATATGTTTTCGTTACCAGCTATATCATTCTATTTTTAATCGAATTTCTGGTAAGACAGACTTTTTCGTTAGATAATATTCCCTGGGAATGGATCATGCTCCACACAAAATTACCCATGCAGATTTCCGTCATCATTGCATTTCTACTGATCAGTCGCTCATTTTTATTGGAATGGAGGAAATCCGCGATAGAAGCTGAACAATTGAAAACGCAGCAATATGCGCAACAATATCAAACGTTAAAGGATCAGCTGAATCCGCATTTTTTGTTTAACTCTTTCAATGTTTTGAGTAATCTGGTTTATGAAAATCCGGATACTGCGGCCAAATTTATAAAACAGCTGTCAAAGATATATCGTTATGTTTTGGAGGTTCAGCAGGAGAAAGTGGTTAAACTTTCCAGTGAACTGGAATTTGCCGAAAACTTTCTCTCGCTTCAAAAAATCAGGTTCGAAGAAGGTTTGCAATATCAGATTAACGTAAACCCTAAAACTGATTTTTATCTCCCGCCGCTTTCATTGCAAATGTTACTTGAGAACGCAATCAAGCATAACATCGCATCCATGGCCAATCCTTTGCACATTGAGATTTCGCTTGAAAAAAATCAGCTGATCGTAAAAAATAACCTGCAACTGAAAAGCAGTTTGTCGGAAGAATCAACCGGAATCGGACTTTCCAATATCCGCAAACGGTATGAGCTGCTTAATAACGAGCAGGTTTTGATTGAAGAAACAAGTGATTTTTTTATTGTGAAACTGCCTTTAATTGAAAATCCACTAATATAA
- a CDS encoding thiamine pyrophosphate-dependent enzyme has translation MSKKVAEQLADMLVQAGIKRIYAVTGDSLNELNDAVRRNPALKWIHVRHEEAGAYAAAAEAELTGLACCAGSSGPGHVHLINGLYDAHRAGASVLAIASTCATVEFGSGYFQETNTIKLFDDCSYYNQIAATPAQLPRMTQAALQHAIQQKGVAVLGLPGDVSAMDAVENVTADKNYFSKALIRPGDEELLALANLINKHKKISIFCGIGASEAHDEVVELAAILKAPVGYSFRGKMGIQYDNPYEVGMTGLLGLPSAYHAMHESELVILLGTDFPYTPFIPQDKVLVQIDTRPERLGRRAKLEMGLHGDTKTTLKALFPLLKIKEDDSFLKAQLHVYEKVKDHLHTYVKDKGKKNAIHPESVAAEIDKLATSNAIFTVDTGMCCVWASRYIQATGKRSMVGSFTHGSMANAMPHAIGAALACPDRQVVAFCGDGGISMLLGDLATIKQYNLPIKIVVFNNRSLGMVKLEMEVAGLPDSETDMVNPEFALVAEAMGIKGITINDPDNLETGLQEAFLHNGPVLVNIMTDPNALAMPPKIEMKMVGGMALSMTKLILGGKFEEVLDTVKSNYKHLEDLLD, from the coding sequence ATGTCAAAGAAAGTAGCGGAACAACTGGCGGATATGCTTGTACAGGCAGGTATCAAAAGGATTTATGCGGTTACCGGCGACAGTTTGAATGAATTAAATGATGCAGTTAGAAGAAACCCGGCATTAAAATGGATACATGTGAGGCATGAAGAGGCCGGAGCATATGCAGCCGCCGCCGAAGCAGAACTTACCGGTTTGGCCTGTTGCGCAGGAAGCAGTGGCCCGGGGCACGTACATTTAATCAACGGACTTTATGACGCACACCGCGCCGGAGCGTCGGTTTTGGCGATTGCGTCAACCTGTGCTACGGTGGAATTTGGCAGCGGATATTTTCAGGAAACGAATACGATCAAGCTTTTTGATGATTGCAGTTATTACAATCAAATTGCTGCTACGCCGGCGCAATTGCCAAGAATGACACAAGCCGCGCTTCAACACGCCATTCAGCAAAAAGGCGTTGCAGTATTAGGTTTGCCGGGCGATGTTAGCGCAATGGATGCGGTTGAAAATGTGACGGCTGATAAAAATTATTTTTCCAAAGCATTGATCAGACCAGGTGATGAAGAACTTCTGGCATTGGCAAATCTGATCAACAAACATAAAAAAATCAGCATTTTCTGTGGAATCGGCGCTTCTGAGGCTCATGATGAAGTTGTGGAACTGGCGGCAATATTGAAGGCTCCGGTAGGATATTCTTTCCGTGGAAAAATGGGAATTCAATATGACAATCCTTATGAAGTTGGTATGACCGGCTTGCTGGGACTGCCTTCCGCATATCATGCCATGCACGAAAGTGAGCTCGTAATTTTACTTGGGACGGATTTTCCTTACACGCCTTTTATTCCTCAGGACAAAGTTTTAGTACAAATTGACACCCGCCCGGAAAGATTGGGAAGAAGAGCGAAACTGGAAATGGGTTTGCACGGCGATACAAAAACGACACTGAAAGCGCTTTTTCCACTTTTGAAAATAAAAGAAGACGACAGCTTTTTGAAAGCCCAGCTACATGTTTACGAAAAGGTAAAAGATCATTTGCATACTTATGTGAAGGACAAGGGCAAGAAAAATGCAATCCATCCCGAATCGGTGGCCGCTGAAATTGATAAACTTGCTACAAGCAACGCTATTTTCACCGTTGATACCGGTATGTGCTGCGTCTGGGCTTCCCGGTATATTCAGGCAACTGGCAAACGTAGTATGGTAGGATCTTTTACACACGGTTCAATGGCGAATGCCATGCCGCATGCGATTGGTGCGGCACTGGCTTGTCCGGATCGTCAGGTAGTTGCTTTTTGTGGTGATGGAGGAATTTCAATGTTGCTGGGAGATCTGGCGACGATTAAACAATACAATCTTCCGATTAAAATAGTTGTATTCAACAACCGTTCTTTGGGAATGGTAAAACTGGAAATGGAAGTAGCCGGATTGCCTGATTCTGAAACGGATATGGTAAATCCTGAATTTGCCTTAGTGGCCGAAGCGATGGGTATTAAAGGAATAACAATCAATGATCCGGATAATCTGGAAACAGGTTTACAGGAAGCATTTCTGCACAACGGCCCAGTTTTGGTCAATATCATGACTGATCCAAATGCGTTGGCAATGCCTCCGAAAATTGAAATGAAAATGGTTGGTGGTATGGCGCTTTCCATGACTAAATTAATACTGGGCGGGAAGTTTGAAGAAGTGTTGGACACTGTGAAATCAAACTACAAACATTTGGAAGATCTGCTGGATTAA
- a CDS encoding exo-beta-N-acetylmuramidase NamZ family protein, producing the protein MKRIILALSFFACAGIITTSCASTSGSKSPFLASSDSLESHSSPVAKSVITGADQTSEYLKYLKGKRIAMVVNQTSIIGKTPSVDSLLALGINIVRIFGPEHGFRGNASNGAKVSDETDPKTGISVVSLYGKYKKPSKEHLADIDLVIFDIQDVGCRFYTYINTLDHVMESCAENNKELMILDRPNPNGYVVDGPILEDHLHSGIGMHKIPITHGMTMGEFAQMLNGEKWLPGQLQCKLKIIKVANYDHDTPYELPVFPSPNLNSQQSILLYPSICPFEGTIVSQGRGTYMPFTVLGAPLLKGKYDFSFMPKSIQGMSETPLHQNQDCYGLDLRKYDIASLRKSKQINLKWLIEMYKAYPDKERFFDMSQSKQMGNFDKLAGTENLKKQIIAGTSEAEIRKSWEPGLTDYKNMRKKYLLYP; encoded by the coding sequence ATGAAAAGAATAATTCTTGCGCTGAGTTTTTTTGCTTGTGCCGGTATCATAACGACCAGTTGTGCGAGCACCTCAGGAAGTAAAAGTCCGTTTTTGGCCTCTTCTGATTCACTGGAAAGTCATAGTTCACCGGTTGCCAAATCGGTCATCACCGGCGCAGACCAAACGTCAGAATATCTTAAATATCTGAAAGGAAAACGTATCGCCATGGTCGTCAATCAGACTTCCATTATTGGCAAAACACCCAGCGTGGATAGCTTACTTGCGCTCGGAATAAACATTGTGAGGATTTTTGGTCCTGAACACGGGTTTCGGGGAAATGCCAGTAATGGCGCCAAAGTAAGTGATGAAACGGATCCGAAAACAGGTATTTCGGTTGTCTCACTTTATGGAAAATATAAAAAGCCAAGCAAGGAACATCTTGCCGATATTGATCTGGTAATATTTGATATTCAGGATGTTGGGTGTCGTTTTTACACCTACATCAATACGTTGGATCATGTGATGGAGTCCTGCGCTGAAAATAATAAAGAATTGATGATTTTGGATCGTCCGAATCCGAATGGTTATGTTGTGGACGGTCCGATTCTCGAAGATCATTTACATTCGGGGATCGGAATGCACAAAATTCCGATTACACACGGCATGACAATGGGTGAATTTGCTCAAATGCTGAACGGCGAAAAATGGTTGCCTGGTCAGTTACAATGCAAGCTGAAAATTATAAAAGTAGCTAACTATGACCATGATACGCCCTATGAATTACCTGTTTTTCCATCGCCAAATCTAAACAGTCAGCAATCTATTTTGCTGTATCCAAGTATTTGTCCTTTTGAGGGGACCATAGTAAGTCAGGGAAGAGGAACCTATATGCCATTTACTGTTCTGGGTGCTCCATTGTTGAAAGGGAAATATGATTTTTCTTTTATGCCGAAAAGTATTCAGGGCATGAGTGAGACGCCGTTGCACCAGAATCAGGATTGTTATGGCCTGGATTTGAGAAAATATGATATCGCTTCTTTAAGAAAAAGTAAGCAGATCAATCTGAAATGGCTTATTGAAATGTATAAGGCTTATCCGGATAAGGAGAGATTTTTTGATATGTCGCAAAGCAAACAAATGGGGAATTTCGACAAACTGGCGGGTACTGAAAATCTGAAAAAACAGATTATTGCAGGCACATCGGAAGCTGAAATTCGGAAAAGCTGGGAGCCGGGATTAACTGATTACAAGAATATGCGGAAGAAATATTTGTTGTATCCCTGA
- a CDS encoding arylsulfatase, which produces MKKLVSLAIGLIAISTLTFGQNKKPNIVFILADDLGYGDLGVYGQKIIKTPNIDRLAKQGKLFSNFYAGTTVCAPSRSSLLTGQHTGHTYIRGNKEIQPEGQEPLPDSIETYAQLLQKAGYVTGAFGKWGLGMVGTSGEPAKKGFDQFFGYNCQRQSHRYYPTHLWDNDKKVILDGNDLKHKAVYAPELIQQKTLAFIDRNKDKPFFLFVPTVLPHAELQGPDDVFLKMYKGKLAEKPYKGNDYGPDATVPGYASEPDAHATYAAMVSRMDFYVGEILQKLDKLGLTENTIIIFSSDNGSHREGGADPEFFNSSGGLRGNKRDLYEGGIRVPFIVKWPGKIKANTTSQFVGAFWDLMPTFTEITGAAKPKNSDGFSIVNELLGKPNQKQHEYLYWEFHEGGGRQAVKMGNWKAIRLEVDKNPDGIPELYDLSKDPAEKNNVASQNTEIVSKMVKYMSEAHRESVLFPFAKN; this is translated from the coding sequence ATGAAAAAATTAGTATCGCTTGCAATCGGGTTAATCGCAATTTCCACATTAACCTTCGGACAAAATAAAAAGCCCAATATCGTTTTCATTCTGGCTGATGATCTGGGTTATGGAGATTTGGGGGTTTATGGACAAAAAATAATAAAAACGCCCAATATTGACCGTCTGGCTAAACAGGGAAAACTTTTTTCCAACTTTTACGCCGGCACTACGGTTTGTGCACCTTCCCGTTCTTCTTTATTAACCGGTCAGCATACAGGCCATACTTACATCAGAGGAAATAAGGAAATTCAGCCCGAAGGCCAGGAGCCGCTTCCGGATTCCATAGAAACCTATGCACAGTTACTTCAAAAAGCTGGGTATGTCACTGGAGCTTTTGGGAAATGGGGATTGGGTATGGTCGGAACTTCCGGCGAGCCGGCGAAAAAAGGTTTCGACCAGTTTTTTGGATATAATTGTCAGCGCCAATCGCACCGTTATTACCCTACGCATCTTTGGGATAATGATAAAAAAGTAATTCTTGACGGAAATGATTTAAAGCATAAAGCCGTTTACGCACCAGAATTGATCCAGCAAAAAACACTGGCTTTTATTGATAGAAATAAAGACAAGCCATTTTTTCTTTTCGTGCCAACAGTTTTGCCGCACGCAGAATTGCAGGGACCGGATGATGTTTTCCTGAAAATGTACAAAGGCAAATTGGCCGAAAAACCATACAAAGGAAATGATTATGGTCCGGACGCTACCGTTCCCGGTTATGCTTCTGAGCCGGATGCACATGCCACTTATGCTGCGATGGTAAGCCGTATGGATTTTTATGTGGGTGAAATTTTGCAAAAACTTGACAAACTGGGATTGACAGAAAATACGATCATCATTTTCAGCAGCGATAATGGTTCACATCGTGAAGGCGGTGCTGATCCGGAATTTTTTAATAGTTCGGGGGGATTGAGAGGAAATAAAAGGGATTTGTATGAAGGTGGAATTCGTGTTCCATTTATCGTGAAATGGCCGGGAAAAATTAAAGCAAATACTACAAGTCAGTTTGTTGGTGCATTCTGGGATCTTATGCCCACATTTACAGAAATCACCGGTGCAGCAAAACCAAAAAATTCGGACGGATTTTCGATTGTCAATGAATTACTTGGCAAGCCAAACCAGAAACAACACGAATATTTATACTGGGAATTTCATGAAGGCGGCGGAAGACAGGCTGTAAAAATGGGAAATTGGAAAGCAATAAGACTTGAAGTTGACAAAAATCCTGATGGAATTCCGGAGCTTTATGATCTGTCAAAAGATCCGGCGGAGAAAAATAATGTAGCGTCTCAAAATACTGAAATCGTAAGTAAAATGGTAAAATATATGAGCGAGGCGCATCGGGAAAGTGTTTTGTTTCCTTTTGCTAAAAACTGA
- a CDS encoding YhdH/YhfP family quinone oxidoreductase, whose product MTKAFKALYISQEEGNFKKEIKDVSIADLPENDVLIKVSYSSLNYKDALSASGNKGVTKKFPHVPGIDAAGIVMKSNTPDFQEGDPVLVTGFDLGMNTWGGFGEYISIPAAWVVALPEGLSLKEAMSLGTAGLTAGLSVEKIIAAGITPDQGAVIVSGATGGVGSMATAILSKLGFEVVAISGKSENDFLTSTLGAKQMLNRDEFIEKYNNKPLSPSDFAAGIDNVGGPTLSGILKSVKQYGIVTCCGNVSSADLNTSIFPFILRGITLTGIDSAQAPMALRKKVWKSLASEWKPVHLDEMIEEISLDELPEKLDALLQGKAKGRYVLKHD is encoded by the coding sequence ATGACAAAGGCATTTAAAGCTTTATATATAAGCCAGGAAGAAGGAAACTTCAAAAAGGAAATCAAGGATGTAAGCATCGCCGATTTGCCGGAAAATGATGTGCTTATTAAAGTCAGTTATTCATCTCTGAATTATAAAGATGCTCTTTCAGCTTCCGGAAATAAGGGTGTTACAAAGAAATTTCCACATGTTCCGGGCATTGACGCGGCAGGAATTGTTATGAAATCCAACACGCCGGATTTTCAGGAAGGTGATCCGGTTCTGGTAACCGGATTTGATCTGGGCATGAATACCTGGGGCGGTTTTGGTGAATACATCAGCATTCCCGCTGCCTGGGTTGTAGCCTTACCCGAAGGACTTTCTTTAAAAGAAGCCATGAGTTTAGGAACAGCGGGATTAACAGCAGGATTGTCTGTTGAGAAAATAATTGCTGCCGGAATTACTCCGGATCAGGGCGCTGTTATTGTCAGTGGAGCAACCGGAGGAGTTGGTAGTATGGCGACGGCAATTTTGTCAAAACTTGGGTTTGAAGTGGTCGCGATTTCCGGGAAAAGTGAAAACGATTTTTTGACCTCAACGCTTGGCGCAAAACAGATGCTTAACCGGGATGAATTTATTGAAAAATATAATAACAAACCTTTATCGCCATCTGATTTTGCGGCTGGAATCGATAATGTAGGCGGACCGACATTATCAGGAATTTTGAAATCCGTCAAACAATATGGGATTGTTACCTGCTGCGGAAATGTCTCTTCGGCGGATCTAAACACTTCTATTTTCCCATTTATTTTAAGAGGAATTACCCTGACCGGCATCGATTCTGCCCAGGCTCCCATGGCGTTGCGAAAAAAAGTCTGGAAATCATTAGCATCAGAATGGAAGCCGGTACATCTGGATGAAATGATTGAAGAGATTAGTTTGGATGAATTACCGGAAAAATTGGATGCATTATTACAGGGAAAAGCCAAGGGTCGTTATGTCTTGAAACACGATTGA
- a CDS encoding TonB-dependent receptor, producing the protein MKTLLISLSIFFLTLSAKAQTTISGKISDQKGAAMPGANILIKGTYDGTSSDADGNFKFETTETGKQILVFQAMGYKPQEREIECAGQPLNFQISLAESINVLTAVTITAGAMEASDTKKAVVLKPLDIVTTSGAMGNITSALLTLPGTSTVGNDGRLFVRGGDASETSIFIDGLQVGNAYGSTATNVPTRNRFSPNLFKGSFFSTGGYSAEYGQALSSALALNTLDLPLRNQGDLSIMSLGGGYTQTLVRENNALTATANYYNLAPYQSFINQKFDWEKSPSSWDTEVSLRHKWGKTGFLKAYAHTEGSSMTIWQQVPGESGRGDRVHINNRYSYGNLSFRQSGKHDWFFYGGLAYSHNRDAINLNYVPVRQVNQLGHAKIVGVKDFSPQFSLKNGIEYYLKSYSEELVDDHLKRSITDNQLVHFIETDYYFSNRLIFRGGLRSGYSTAAKQFWMDPRASLAYKLNNQGQFSIAAGKFHQLPDEKLRVLQNNLQNAEASHYILNYFVVNNNRTFRAEAFYKTYNNLSTYNGTDLTPVNITQNGSGYARGADLFYRDKTSFKNTDFWITYSFVDSKRQYSVYETKVQPSFAPKHNGSVVIKHFVVALKSQLGTSWSWNNGYTYNNPNVSGEMQGKTKAYSDLSISWSYLPRPNVILHASCSNILGRNNVFGYKYSTQPDEAGSFSRIPVGQGATRVLFVGLFITFSHDKNANQLNNL; encoded by the coding sequence ATGAAAACGTTATTAATTTCCTTATCAATATTTTTTCTGACATTAAGTGCAAAGGCACAAACCACAATTTCCGGGAAGATTTCTGACCAGAAAGGTGCCGCAATGCCGGGTGCCAATATATTGATAAAAGGTACTTACGACGGAACTTCTTCCGATGCGGACGGAAATTTTAAATTCGAAACAACGGAAACCGGAAAACAAATTCTGGTTTTTCAGGCCATGGGTTATAAACCACAGGAACGTGAAATCGAATGTGCAGGCCAGCCACTGAATTTCCAGATTTCCCTCGCCGAAAGCATTAATGTTTTAACCGCTGTGACGATAACCGCAGGAGCCATGGAAGCAAGTGATACCAAAAAAGCAGTTGTGCTCAAACCGCTGGATATTGTAACAACTTCCGGAGCGATGGGAAATATTACCTCAGCATTGCTGACACTTCCCGGAACTTCAACAGTGGGTAACGACGGCAGATTATTCGTAAGAGGTGGAGATGCTTCTGAAACTTCCATTTTCATAGACGGCTTACAGGTTGGAAATGCCTACGGAAGCACAGCGACAAATGTCCCGACACGTAACCGGTTCAGTCCCAATTTGTTCAAAGGATCGTTTTTCAGCACTGGGGGTTATTCTGCGGAATACGGCCAGGCACTGTCTTCCGCGCTTGCTTTGAATACGCTGGATCTGCCGCTACGCAATCAGGGCGATCTGAGTATTATGTCACTCGGAGGCGGCTATACACAAACTTTGGTTAGAGAAAATAACGCACTGACCGCCACAGCCAATTATTATAATCTGGCACCATATCAGTCATTTATTAACCAAAAATTTGATTGGGAAAAAAGTCCTTCGAGCTGGGATACAGAAGTTTCATTAAGACACAAATGGGGAAAAACGGGTTTCCTGAAAGCTTATGCCCATACGGAAGGAAGCAGTATGACGATCTGGCAACAAGTGCCGGGAGAATCGGGCAGGGGCGACCGGGTGCATATCAATAATCGCTATTCTTATGGAAATTTATCTTTTCGTCAATCCGGGAAACATGACTGGTTTTTCTACGGTGGACTGGCCTATTCACACAATCGGGATGCAATTAATCTCAATTATGTTCCTGTTCGTCAGGTTAATCAGCTGGGACATGCCAAAATTGTAGGCGTGAAAGATTTCAGTCCTCAGTTTTCTTTAAAAAACGGGATTGAATATTATTTAAAATCTTATTCGGAAGAATTGGTTGATGATCATCTCAAACGCAGTATCACAGATAATCAGCTTGTTCATTTTATCGAAACAGATTATTATTTCAGTAACCGTTTGATTTTTAGAGGTGGATTGAGAAGTGGATACAGCACAGCAGCAAAGCAATTCTGGATGGATCCAAGAGCTTCATTGGCTTACAAATTGAATAATCAGGGACAGTTTTCTATCGCCGCCGGGAAATTTCACCAGCTTCCGGATGAAAAGTTGAGAGTATTGCAAAACAATCTGCAAAATGCCGAGGCCAGTCATTATATCCTGAATTATTTTGTCGTCAATAATAACAGAACTTTCCGGGCGGAGGCATTTTATAAAACCTATAACAATTTGTCGACTTACAACGGAACGGATCTGACACCGGTAAACATCACACAAAACGGTTCCGGTTATGCAAGAGGAGCAGATTTATTTTACCGTGACAAGACAAGTTTTAAAAACACGGATTTCTGGATTACGTATAGTTTTGTGGACAGCAAACGCCAATATTCAGTTTACGAAACAAAAGTGCAGCCATCGTTCGCGCCAAAACATAATGGTTCTGTGGTTATCAAACATTTTGTAGTCGCGCTGAAATCGCAGCTTGGTACTTCGTGGTCGTGGAATAATGGCTATACCTACAACAATCCAAACGTTTCCGGAGAAATGCAGGGCAAAACAAAAGCGTATAGCGATCTGAGTATCAGTTGGAGTTATTTGCCAAGGCCTAACGTCATTCTCCACGCTTCCTGTTCCAATATTCTGGGAAGAAATAATGTATTTGGTTACAAATATTCAACACAGCCTGATGAAGCAGGTTCGTTTTCAAGAATTCCTGTCGGACAGGGTGCTACCAGAGTTCTTTTTGTTGGATTATTTATCACATTTTCTCATGACAAAAATGCCAATCAGCTGAATAATCTGTAA
- a CDS encoding winged helix-turn-helix transcriptional regulator gives MDDVPKVEFVCPSDVFLNIIKGKCKTTLIVMIKKGRNRFGEMRRTLPSISERMLSRQLDELEKDGIIIRKSFPEVPPRVEYYLTEYGETIYPIINEMRKWGYIHLEKQNPKITQNEVIH, from the coding sequence ATGGACGATGTACCAAAAGTTGAATTCGTTTGCCCTTCGGATGTCTTCCTGAACATTATCAAAGGTAAATGTAAAACAACGCTGATTGTGATGATCAAAAAAGGCCGAAACCGCTTTGGAGAAATGCGCAGAACTTTGCCGTCGATCAGTGAACGAATGCTTTCCAGACAATTGGATGAGCTAGAAAAAGACGGCATTATCATCAGAAAAAGTTTCCCGGAAGTGCCGCCAAGGGTTGAATACTATTTAACAGAATATGGCGAAACGATTTATCCCATCATTAACGAAATGCGGAAATGGGGTTATATACATTTGGAAAAACAGAATCCAAAAATTACCCAAAATGAGGTTATTCATTAA